A stretch of DNA from Pongo abelii isolate AG06213 chromosome 10, NHGRI_mPonAbe1-v2.0_pri, whole genome shotgun sequence:
aatgaatagAATTAAAAAGCTAAGAcatggaaacatatcccatgtGCTAGGTACTGGATAAAGAGATAGAAGGCATATCCTCTAGAAGTTGAGGATCTGGGTCAGGAAGGGCGGCATGTAAAGAGAGGCAGAAGAATATAAGCCGGCATTTCTTAAGGACCAAAGCAGTGAGCTGCTAGGACTAAGACAGCCGCAGCACGGAAAGGCAGAGTAGAATCCTGGAAACAGCCAGCCCACTGAAGGAAAGGTGGCCTCAAGCCAGACAAAAGGAGGCAGGAGGGCAAAGGGGACATGATGAGCAAGGCCCTCTTATGGAGCTGAGAAGAATTACAGTTTAATTTATTAGATGATAGACATTGAAAGACTGGGTTCTGAATCCAGAGAactgggtttaaatcctgactCCTTTACTACATGCTCTTTGGGCAAATCACATAATATTCCTAAGCCTCAgtgtctccatctgtaaaatggacatgaAAATAATATCCTCCTCACAGatatgagataaaatatataaagccatTAGCACGGAGCTTACACATAAGAaatgttactattatttttattcacattcTGTATGGCATGGCTAGGACACACACATTTAAAAGGCTTCAAGCATAACTGTATGGAGGTGAGGACTGTGCATGTAGATAGAGGACCAGTGCAAAATTTTAAGGTCCCCGTCTCTTCTAGATTTGATTAAGAATGATAATGTATAACCCTAAAATATCAGCTAGCTGCAGGTCAAGATCCTAGCTAAGTTAATATTTGTGGCATTTGTGGGATGGTTATGTAGTATTTAAACCTGTACCACATTAGCCTAGTTGGTTAAAACAAGATCTCTGAGTATATTCCCTTCTCACCTTCTACTGGCCATTATAGTTACAAATAGATTAACTCATTTCTTTTGAATGGGTTTATTTGTTTGCTCTCTCAGTTGTACTGTAATCTCCTTTAAGAGGAGAAAGTGGTTACTATACATCATTTATGGCAGTGTCTAGCAATGCCCAATAATCTTCTTTGGGTTACTACTAGCCATTCATCACCAAAGTGATCACCCTCAATCCTAGATTCTTGACTCCATGACCCTAAGATCCTGTGGACACtacaaaaattttcttcaaatacaTTTGACACTCTACTAACCTCATAGGGAAGTTTAATCAAGTAAGCTAGTGAGGCTACcttgttaaataattttaaaattatcttgagaaatctatttttaaaattagttggaAAAATCTCCCATGGGGTCTGATTTGTCTCTGCTACTTTcctagaaatttaaaacaaattctctGATATTCCCTCAAATAGAATGTTTACCCATACATTTgggtcattttttaatttaaaaatattgaaattaatcacttattcatttcaatattttgatatatagttTATAATGATAAAGCagatatttattttgcatattaggCAATTTCATGTGTGAAGTGCAACTGGACTAAAAAGAGCCAATAGACTGGAGCCAATAGTTTATAAAGCTCTTATCTTCTTAGGTAGATTTCAAATTTTGCTACTTAGTAACACATTGTATTTTATAGGGAAAAAAACATGTTCACCTTtattatgatttataatcccCTGACGTTCCATTTCTGTTCTCCCCAGACTTGCTGTGAGCATTAGTTCATGCAATTCTTACATTTATAGAGAGCTTGCTTCTCACGCATGCTTTATAAAGTCATTCTATTGGTTAAACATCTATGCGAGTACTgtggagagattttttttaaataattatcatGATAAAAACAGTTTATTAACTCAGTCACCTGGGAAATGATTTATCCTTTCTGAGTTGCTTTTTACCATCTGTAACAGAGTAATATTTCCCATCTTTTAAGGCTGCTATAACAAggaatgataataaataaaaattatctcacACAGTGTCCCTGGTATTTAGTAGGTGTTTAATAAGTTAAAACCAGTATAAATGCCATATGCACATTTTACAATTGACAAAGTATCTATTTTTCTATACTCTGGTCCTTATTGTAAAAGAGCTTCCTTCTCTGGCATCTATCCACAAGCAACAATGGCCGCTTAAGCAGTCCTCTAAATTATTCAAGAGGTTGTTGTAAGACTTTTTAGTTCCACTTTTTATATATTACCATCCAATATTATTTGCAAGGGCAAATTAATCATCATCTTTCCACACTAACTTtcatattataataaattaaatcATGAATCATGGGGCTGGCTCTTGGGCAGGGATGAATGAGAGAACCATGAAAAAAATCTTgtgctttctttaaaaactattctTCTAATATATTGGAGAAGCAGAGAGTTTGCTTCTCTGTAGACGAAATCTGCACTCAAACATCCTTGGAATATGTCCTCACTTTACTATAATCTAATCAAATTTGAAAGTTCCAAAGCTCATTGTTAGGAACCCAATCTGCTGTAGCTGCTTCAAACTAGAAATAGTTTTAACAAATGAAAGAATCAGGGATATAGTCATCTCAAAGTAATTATTCCATGTTCCCCAGTTTAGAAAAATATGTCATAAGTTACAGTCAATTTACTCTATGTTTCATTTAGTGTCCGTGAATCAAactcttctgtttttctaataTATGGGAATATTTTGAGGGctaaaattcttctttttattaataaatgtattagcaagtaaaatgaatgtattttgacaTAGCCTCAAATACACAATTTGCTATGGTCCCATTTCAGGATGTGTTTCATCAAAATAGGTAGAATCAGAATAGGTAGAATCAGAATGGcacagtaaattaaaaaaaaaaaaaaaacagttgggcAGGCCTTACGCCAAACATCTTGAATAGGAATCTCTGGTTGAGAAGTGTGCAGGGGGTAGCGGCTGGAAACCCTTGCTTGTTTAGCTTTCCCCTGCGAGTCTATTGAGAAACCTAGTTTTGAACCTACTGCTAGATCATTTGGTACACTAGATGACACTGGAAGGTGACACCAAGCTAGCAGCAGTTATGGCAAAGGAAAAGCAATGATGCTGTAGGATGCTTAGGCTATATTCTGTTTTAATAGTGCTTCGCAGGATGATCCCAAATCAAATATCTTTTCAGAATTTGAACTGGTAATGTCTCTTCCTGTTCCTCTTATGTTTCCACCCCCATAAGTTTAATCTATGCCCCTTCTGATTGttaggaaaatgtttattttaaaatataaaaacatttttccgTGCAAATAATTCAAGCAATTAAagctaaaaaattaatatattttagtgTCTCTAGACTGAACAGTGAGGACTAATGCAGAAGttaattataaataagaaaatctttCAGGTCCTTCTTTCAGATTCTAGATCTTGAAagtgtctttaaaattttaactcaCAACTACAGAATATATTATCATATGTATATAGAGAATAGTGGACCCAGTatctttattataataaaaaatactctaAGCCTTGGAAAATTTCACTTTTAGGAACTTTGATTGATTTCTCCAGTGAGTTTCCACCTCTCGCaactatataataaaaaatactaagtGGCTTAAAAAAACTGTTACATAGATTATTACttggaaagaaaattatataaaaggtCTCAgtgagataaattttaaaaggataagtTGCTTTTGttcctatatttaaaatatatgtgatcAGGCTCCTATCAAAAAATTGATACATCCAAGAACTTAAAATTCTACATCATAACATTCAGTTTCATACTTTTTTGATCAACGGTCCTTCCTACTTTTGCTCAAAACACAGCTTTGCTTTTCAGTATTTGggattttctgctttttgtttgtttgtttgttttggttataAGTATCTTAGTTTCTATCCCAGCTCATCCTATCCTTTCGCCAGAAAGCCATTCCCTACTCCTAGCACTGTCCATATTTCCCTGCCAAATGCAACACTTACTTTCATAGGATCAAGGATTTGAGGAATGGAAGAACCTTAGCGATCCCTTCCGAAAAAGATTTAATTCAGGAATCCTCTCTCCAACTTCCTTGTCAGAGGATGGTCCTAGCTCTATTAAACATTCCCGGAGTATCACATTGCTGGAGAGCTTTCACGGATCAAGAGGTTTTCCTTGTGTCCAGACTAGCTGTATGATCCTAAACAAATCACAGCATCTCTTGAGTCTGCGTTTCTATAAAGCAAGAAGAAGTAATGATTTCCAAGGTCATACAAGTCACAGAattcttcctaattattttaatggcagtaagcaaaataaaatgcttgCTTGTAACATCTTTGGCTCTGAAGGATATTGTCCAAAGGGTGAGGCTGGTGTTTAAGGGGCAGGGACAGTAATTTTTAACACCATCCAATAAGGACTTTTCAATGCTACCGAGCAGCGGGTCTACATACTGTTCCCTAAAAGGACACCTCCTGGCTACTTGTTCCTTAACTTCCCGCTGCCCAGTCTGCCACTGAAAGCCCCACATGGCACTTAGGGAGCTCTCACCATGCATCCATTATTAtcgttattactattattattctgaTTTGTTCACAGAAAAACATTACTACCAAAGTCAGTGGTTGATCTTCTATCCTTATCTACTTATCTGCAATATTTTTCACTGTTGCCCACTcccattctttaaaaattatctcctTTCTTAGCCCCAGTACAATCAATCTTTGATTCTCCTTTGCAATGTTTTGATCACTTTTTTATGCCTATCCCTTGAAAATGAGTCATTTCTTTGGACCTCCGATCTTCACCAGGGAGAATGCTAAACTCCAGCTCTCCTTCTTTCCCTGCCACTGTTTGATCTTACACAGGTCGtattctctctgggcctcatttgtccctgagaaaagagaaggagcTGGAGTGATTATGTGGAATGTCTCTTCAAGCTGTACACTGCTATGCTAGTCATCTTAATCCCATTCCTGCATTCCTTCAGTATGTGGTAGAGTTTCAGAAAGCAAGTATAGGTCTGTGATGATGCTAATACCACCAAGAAATCATTCATTCCAGTATGGGGAGAAACCTTAAACACCATCTGGTCTGAAacctttgttttacagatgagggaacctAGGTTCAGAGAGGGTACTTGATTGCCTCAAAGCAGAGACAAGATAATAAGGAGGTCTCCTGGGCTCTCACTTGTTGCAAAGTAAGAGTTTAAGTGTTTTCTGGATCTGGTTAAAGTGCATAATGATATCAGAGTAAAACGTCATATGGAAGGTATAAATTGATCTAGAACACATTAaagccttcccctccccctttaaaaaaatctactttacTATAAGAATTTTGGAGAGAGATCTGCTATCGGTGGTGCTTTATACAAAATAGCATAATCTGATAACATAAAACATTttagatttgtgtttttaaatagccaaataaaacaaaacatcaagTCACAgattacatatatttacattaatTCAAATGTCCAAAGCACAGTACAGTAGGGTCTATTTAATAGTTCACATAATTTAAGATTTACATATACACAAGCACATGAACCAATATTAGTTTGCTAGAACAAGGATTTAAGAAGTTACTCGGACATTTTGGTATTGACACTTACATATTTATGGCAACAAATTATGATGACTTTAAATTTTCAATGAGATCTTTTGTACAAGAATACAGAATGGGAAGAAtgtacaaaatgaaaagacaggcGAACAAATGTACTTTCCTTGAACTATTTCTACAACACCATATAGGATGTGGCATTATCCAGTACATTTTATCAGTGTAGTCTATTCATTCTGGTCTGAAATGGTAATTTTGGCTGAATAATCCCCAAATCTAACTTTGCTTTAGGCTTTATAATTAATTGATGCTTGATTCTTCTttctacatcttttaaaaatgaaattggacactagtgtttttctttaaaataactctGGTACTAGTAAGTCAGCAAAGTCTATTTTTGAAGGACACTAatacataaagtttattttttctttcaatatcctAGACAAAGAGACAATGGGAGTCATATCACCTTTGGGCCTACTCTGAAATTACCAATAGTGCTAAAAGCTAAGATATTGTTATCTAGAACTTAAACTTTGGAAAACAACCCCATCTTTCTCTGGCACATTGAGGAACTAAAGTGCTTTACCTCATTTCCTACCAATCATTTTAAGAGACAATTTGGTTGTatttcaaagaacaaaacaacacaaTTTCTGTCCTGCTGTTTATTTTGCAGACCACACACAAAGTTAAATATGAAGAGATTAAATTATGACATCATACAAATATAGGCACAAATTAAGTGGACGCCACAAAAGGTGTGTCAGAAAACACTGAATTGACTGAATCTGAGTCAGATTTCCCCCTCGTGGACTTTAGGATGCCCTCAGCTATCACTGCCTCGCTGGGAAAGAGCCTGACTTTCCCGTTCTGCCCTGCTGCAGTATCCTTCAGGGGTTCCAAAAACACCACTCTTTTACCTGCACCTGCCTTCCGTTCATCAGCGGAGGCATCACTAGCGGGGCCAGGACTGAGAATCGATGAATGGGCATTGCTTTGGTGTAGcatatttttctgtctcttggtTTTACACTTGCAGGGACATGGAGTCAGATAGAGGTACAAAAGTACCAAAACGATACTGGCCACGCAAGCAGCAAGAGTGGTAAAAGCTGTATTAAATGCCTCATGAGCATGGGATCTGCTTACAGTGACATTGCTCACATTTATTGTGACGTCCACAGTTTCATTTAACAGGCGTTGCTTATTCATTGCGATACAAGAATACACTCCAGCATCCTCAAAACGAGGGCTTTCTATAACCAGACTTCCATTGTGAAACACGTAAaagttttccatctctttatccGGCTCTAGCAGTCTGTTATCTGGACCCACCCAGATGAAATCGGTATTTGCATTACCTGTCTTGCTGTCACAGTGAACCATCAGTCTTTCCCCGACCTGAGCCTCATGAATAAAGCCAAGCGCACGAAAGGAACCATTGATGATGCTGTCAGAGCAATTCATAAAGCTATCCTGGAGCAGAAGTACCTGACGCGAGTGCCTGGAGTCAGACCACAGGCGACAAGTGTAATCGTTCTTAAAATCCATCACTGAGCTAAAATGCCTACGATACCAAAAGACCAGCAAGGAGTACAAGGAACAGTCACAGACAAATGGGTTTCCATGAAGGTAGATGCCTCTCAGCTGTTTTCCTGGCACTAAATTTATATGGTGCATTGGCATGGAAGGAATTCGGTTATAAGAAACATCTAAAAACATCAGTTCTGCCAGCTTGAACCTTCCAACATACAAATCCATCGGAAACTGTGTGAGAAAATTTCCACTTAAGTAGAGTTTCTGCAACTGGGAGAGCCCTCCAAACGCTGAAGGATCGAGATAGGATATGTGATTGTTGTAAAGCAGAAGCACTTCCAGAACCTTCAACTCTTGGAATACAGCATTTTTCACCGTCTTCAGCTTATTGGACGATAAGTCAAGACACTTCAAATTTGGAGTTGTGGAAAAACTGCCCGTGGAAATGCTGGTGATGTTGTTATGACGAAGAATTAGGGTGTTCAGCTTTGCAAACGATACTGGAATCCACTCAGAATCCAGAAGCCCAATTCTGTTATAACTCAGGTCCAGTCTCTTCATCAGTCTGAAAAGGTTCCCAGGCACCTTTGACAGGTTTTTGTTGGTGCAGCTGACGATGTCAGTGGCACAGATGCAAGCGGTGGGGCACACCCCAGAGGCACCAGGGCCCACAGTCACTGTGATCATCAGCAAACACAGCAGCTCCCTGCAGCCCGGTCTGACGACGGCTCCAAGCAGGGTGGGCAGAGTGTGTACACGTAACGACATTATGGTCGCCTCTGAGTCTCTTCCCGGTGTCTTTTCCAccggctcagcctcccaccaGTGAACCTGGCAAACAATTAATATTTCAGAGGGAGTAAAAAGCAGAAACTGACTACCACTAGTTAACCCATAAGAGCCATACCTTACTTTCTTTCCAATAACTTTTGAAATGGGTTTTATTTCACAATAGGGAGCTCTGTGTTGCCTCTTCActgttaaatgtattttttcctctttcctgggTTAGTCCTGCTTATAAAAATTTACAGTCACATTCTCTCCATACAACCCACCGTCTCACCCACCATCAGAAACTCAATTTTTTCCTAAGGTGCATCCtgcgttgttgttgttgttgttttaaactcCCTCCAACAGACACAACTATACGCAAACGTAGGCTACAAACAATTAAACGGAAATACTTAGCAACCACCCATCCAGAAAAAAACTCACGGTGCTGGGGAGCCTCGCGGGCTCCGGGGAGGCTGCCTACGCAGTGCCTTCCGAAGGTCTGCGCGTCCGTCTGTCCGTGTCTGTCACTCTTGCACCTTCCGACTTCTTTTCCCTCTGGCTCCCGGCGGGCGGCAGCCTCCAGCCGGCTCTCAACTTTGAGGAGTTTCAAGCAGCCGCGGCGACAGCAGCAGCCCTGGACGCAGCAGCCAAGCTCTTCGCTGGCTCCCGGGGACTCTCCCGGACTCCTCTCATTGCAGGCTGAAGGTACCGCCTCGGCGCTCTGGCCGCCGTGTGCCCGCGCGCGGGACGCCCCGCTCCCGAAGCCGGGGCCGCGGGAGGGGGCGCAGGCAGCAGGGCGGCAGCGGGCGGCCCCGCCTCTCCGCACTCGGGAGGCTGTAGGACGCGGGGTTCCCGCGCGCCTGGGGCCGGGAGAGGGGCTAGGGGCCCGGTCCCACCCCTGCGCGTCCTGCCTCCTGCGGGGAGCAGCTCGGAGCCTGCGGGAGGGAGCAGGCTGGGCGCGTGGTGGGGGGCGCGCGATGCGGAGGGGGCGGCGGCGCAGCCAATCCGAGAGGCGGCCGGCGCCCCCTCATACCGCCCGGCGGCCTCGCCGCCTCCTCCCGCTTTCCTCCTCCAGCTCCCACCCGGACCTCTAGAACGGCCGCGCAGagcggggagggggcaggggtccACACCAGAGGTCCAGACTCTCGTCCTAGGGTCAAGATGCCTAACCCACTCGCCTACCAATTACGTCCCTTCGTCCAGCTCCAAGCCGGGCGGTAATGGGGTCGAGGAAGGCTAAAGGGGACAGGCCTAGCCACCGAGGGAGGGGTCTCACCCTTGGAGAGCCACTTCGCGGCGGCAGCACAGGTTACGTCTCTCTCCCCACCCGGGCCAAGGAGTCCCCGGACCTCTTAGAGCTTTGCTTTGGGGCGAGGGCCAAGGAGGCTTTGCCTGCGCCAAGTGCAGTTGACTGTCTGGGTTTACAAAATAAACCCAGAAGCAGCCTGACGTCTCCGCTCGCTTCTGGGGAGGAGATCGCGGGGAGGGAAGTCGGGAACGTTTCCTCTCCACAGGGATCTCTGCTGGGAGGAAGTAACCGGGAAATCGCCGCGGGGACACCCCTCACCTCCCTGGGAAAGTTCTATCCCTTTCCTGACTCAGGAGGCGGCAACAGGGATGGTGTCCAATTCAAGAAGGAGGAGGGCAGAAAAGAAGGCTTGGAGCCGACCTTCCAGCTGGAATGCAAAGATAAGAGTATTaacccaaataataataataataatcccagagcagacctttttttctttttcttttttctctcttctccttcccctcttctctctccgtctctctctccctctctctcttttctctttcgttctctttctctttttctctctctcttttcctctgtctCTGTCCCCGCCACCTCCCCTTCTTTTGCAAGCGTGCTCGTGGCGCGTGCTGGACAGGGAAGTAAGGGACGTGTGCGCGGAGGCTCTTCATCCCTTCCAGAGATGCCGCGGCCGACCAGCGCGCTTTGGTTCAGCAGGCACAGAAGGTGCAAGCCGCACAAGGCCATTCAGAAATGAGGTGGAGGCTGTGAGGCTGATGAGCTTTACGattaaaaatccatttttgttTAATTCCAAGATAAGTTTTAacgatgagatttgagtgagtcAGATCGCCCATTTGCCCATTATATCcggattaaaagaaataaattactgCCTTGACAAAAGATGCCAACCACAGTGGAATGAAAAGCAACCAAATTGAGGAAACAGATGGGGCAGGATAGATAACTTGTAATATtacttacaaataaaaatgatgaggACAACCaattcttcctcccctcccccgcaCACCTTTTCACTTGAGCAATCTTGAATTTAGTGAAAGTTGTTTCCTACGTGGTCCGTGAGTCATTGCTATGGTCAGGCAGATTTGTTAGACCAACGCCTAATTTAAATAGAATTGTTTGTGGAATAAAGCCGGGCTAGCACTAATAAATCTagacattttcagatgaggatAACTTGATTCAGATTAATTTATTTCATGAAAAGTTGAATTTTATCATAAGAACGCAGCCTAAAATGCTTCATGCAAGCATTTCTTACTGTGCACTTTAAGGGGAGAGGCAGAAGTTGAGATTTTCTAGTATTAGGCCACACTTCCTGGGATTCTCAAAAAACTTGGTCTCCAGGCCTTCAATTTTATAGAGTTAGAATAGTTAATACAGAGGAATAGAATTAAAATCGCTcagaggaatattttttaaatgactaataAATGACCAGGTTTTTGCAGGATTTTACTAATTAACGTCGTATTTTAAGGAAACCATGAAGGCAGAAGAAAGACTTGTATTTAATGCAAAAATAGTCTAAAAAGAATAAGCGattcaaaaagtggaaacaggaAGGTTATATTATTATAACTACAGGCATATTGTAGAAACATTATGCAGAGATTACACAGCAACAGTAAACTAAATGCACTCAAAATCCATAGACAAGGCTATTTATCCATTTGAAGACCTGATTTGGGGGATTTCACATGTTTGTGAAAGGGAAGAACGTTGTAAAACGATTGAGTTTACTAGCtgggaggaaagaaagataaGAGTTGATCTTAAGGTATAAGATGTGACCTTATTTTGTGGAGGataacatttttatctttctagCATCCCTTCTCCTTCTTCTAACAGATTCCCTCTTTCCACTAGAAGGTAAATTCCAAGAGGATAGCAGTTTTATCTGTTTGGGGTATTGCTGTATTCTCAGCTCTTAGAACCCTGCTTAACacattcaataaatttttgaTAAATGAAATGATGAATAGGGAACCTATTCAAAGTGGTTAAGGTAACGGTTTACCCCAACTGAATCTGCTGGTTGCTGTCCTGCCTTTTATGCTTTGAAAGCTTGTCTTAAAAacgaaggagaagaaagagaaagaggagtctTGTAAATGTTATTTGAGTCCTGGATCTGGTAGTACCTGAAGGCCACTGCAtacttttacttcctttttaattatattttccacCCCACCCCCCTTTTTTAGCTTAAATTATTTTGAGTTGTATATTGCTTGTAACGGACAGAGTACTAACACATGTAATGATGGTGATAATAAATATGTACTGAGCCATTATTATATGCCAGACATTGAGCTATGcgttttatatgcattatttcatttattgctcACCACAGCCCTGTGACATTATATAATCCTATAACCCAGATGGTAAACAACTGTGTtccaaattatttgaaaatgaaatgggATGCAATTATCTCAAGGTTCTATTTGAAGGATTTAGATTAAACAGAAGAGAGACGTTTCTGCCAGGGTGGTTCCAACCTGGAATGGGTTGCCAAGACAGATGGTTGAGTTGCCTTCTCAGGAGTTTAAAATAGGATGCGATAGATAGTCCTCTGGCCTCTTCCACGTGACATAATACATTGGAATTTTTGACCATTCAGTAATGACTCCAAGGGATAGTAGAATGTGGCTTGACACTTGACATAATTCTGAATCTAGTATGCTGAGAAGGGTGTGTGGTCATGTGAGTGTCTAGCTGGGTTTGGAAATACTTTCTGCCTGAGGCAATAATTTGAGGTGATGAAATCACAGGAGTTCTAGCCCTGTAATTTCCACAATTTCTCAGGTTGTAATCAAAGATTTAAGGAATTAGAGATATGAGACAAGAAATTAATAGCGCATGTTTGATGATTCTAAGTCATTTTTACTAATAATTAACACTTCAATAGCACTTTATGTCCTAAGAAGGGCTTTCACATTctttatctcctttgactctaccATGCGTCCTGTAGTCAGGTGGAATTTATACACTGGCAGATATCTTGTTGCCCCTTTTTTTGGCGTGAGGCACACTGGGTGTTCTTTGGAGATGGAGCTCACTGGGGTCACTGATTGCTGCATGCAGGAGCTTCCTGTGGAGTCTCATCACTCTGGCGGGCAGCACTCTTAATAGGATTTTTACAGTGTGACTTAGCTTGAACCCACAAGAAAAACGTACCTTTGCCCAGCAACTATGGAAGTGCACTCAGCTCCTACAGCATCCTGTTCTTCTCTTGGCCTGCTCCAGTTGGTTTTTGTAAATTACTTAAGATTTTTTATAGAACCAGATCTCTCACACAATCCTGTGTCTTTCATTATATGGAGACACATTTTCAGGGAAAACTCAGACTCCAGCTCCTGTGCTTTCTGAACTCCAGGAGGCATGGGTCAGCTTGTGGCATGTTTCTCTGGACGCTCCCTTTACTTGGCTGGAAATGGGGGGATAGAATGGGAGTATTCTGCAGGAGGTACTGCATGTCCTCCCCAGGAAGAGCTCACAATGGGGCTACTCTTTAAGCAATCTCCACTCACTCATCTGGTTGTTCTGTCTCTTATCTTCATTGACATAGGCtagacagttttttgttttttaattcacttGAGATAAAATCCACatgacataaaattcaccattttaaccattttaaagtgcgCAGTTCAGTGATTGTTTAATATACTCACAatactgtgcaaccatcaccactatcttaATTATagaatacagatgctcctcaatttACAATGGGATTACATtccaaaaaaaaactcaataaataagttaaaagtgCATTTATTACACCAAATCTTCCGAACATCATagtttagcctagcctaccttaaatgtgcgcAGAACACTTACACTAGCCTACAGTTGAGCAAAATCGTCTAACACAAAgtctattttatgtttaaaaaaagtgttgaattgctcatggaattcattgaatactatactgaaagtgaaaaacagaatgattgTATGAGTacttgaagtatggtttctactgaatgtgtatcacttttgCACCACTGTAAAGTTGAAACATCCTAAGGCAAACtgaaccatcataagtcagggactgtctgtattttcatcaccccaaaaagaagtCCTATGCCCATTAAGCAATTACtcctattttcctttctctcagcccctggcaaccactaatgtactttctgtttctatggatttgcctattctggacattttatataaatggaatcattcaatatgtgtctttttgtgtctggcttctttcacttagcatgttttctaGGTTTGGACGGGGATTTTTAGCTAAGGGTTGCAGAATCTGTTAGGATCACACTGTTGAAAGACCTGCATAGGTTAGCTGCACTTGAACTTAGAATGTGGTTGTGGGGACCAAAGTTCCATTTACCCAGAGTCttgaattataaaagtattaaaactCTGTGTGATTGCAGAAACCTACCAAAATTACAAGGTGAGGAGATTTAAGAGGTGATCTAAAATTTAGCTTCAGCAGAAACAtttaggctgggctcggtggctcatgcctgtaatcccagcactttgggaggccgag
This window harbors:
- the AMIGO2 gene encoding amphoterin-induced protein 2, producing MSLRVHTLPTLLGAVVRPGCRELLCLLMITVTVGPGASGVCPTACICATDIVSCTNKNLSKVPGNLFRLMKRLDLSYNRIGLLDSEWIPVSFAKLNTLILRHNNITSISTGSFSTTPNLKCLDLSSNKLKTVKNAVFQELKVLEVLLLYNNHISYLDPSAFGGLSQLQKLYLSGNFLTQFPMDLYVGRFKLAELMFLDVSYNRIPSMPMHHINLVPGKQLRGIYLHGNPFVCDCSLYSLLVFWYRRHFSSVMDFKNDYTCRLWSDSRHSRQVLLLQDSFMNCSDSIINGSFRALGFIHEAQVGERLMVHCDSKTGNANTDFIWVGPDNRLLEPDKEMENFYVFHNGSLVIESPRFEDAGVYSCIAMNKQRLLNETVDVTINVSNVTVSRSHAHEAFNTAFTTLAACVASIVLVLLYLYLTPCPCKCKTKRQKNMLHQSNAHSSILSPGPASDASADERKAGAGKRVVFLEPLKDTAAGQNGKVRLFPSEAVIAEGILKSTRGKSDSDSVNSVFSDTPFVAST